AACCAAGTTGCTACCATGCTTGCAACCTGTAGAGTGGTCAGAGCCAGAGTGGAGTGGCAGTCAAACGTCAAATCCTCAGTAACTATTGGACACACTACCTCGTCAGTATGGCAGTTTTTTGGTTACTTAAAGTCCGACTACAGTCATGCCAATGTCGCCTAGAAATACAAACACCAAGAGCTTATTACTTATTATCAACAAACTTATTCGACCATCTTTGTCGCTCACACCCCCCGGATTAGACACGCTGCACGGCACGGCCATCAACATCATCCGCTGCTACATGTGGAGCTACACAGACCGCCCTGTTGAGGTTCTCCCCAACAGTGCCGTATGATAAAAAATCTAAACGTTACAAAGACATAACTGAGACAGTGACTTATCACAGAGCCCAGGACATGCTTCCAGTCAGCATATTTGAAAAGTTTGGTTTTAAACATCTCATGAACGTGCTTGACATGactattttcctctgtgtggtctgactgataactgtaGTGATTAAAATAAGAGGAAAGTTTATGAGTTTgagtatattatttttttttatattattcatttttaataggtcatgaaaaatgttcaataattatcaatatcgATCGATATGATGTAgttatattgtgatatgattttcAACCACATTGCCCAGTTCACCACTGGACCAGCTGCAAACCACAGGCAGCTTTTTACACCACTGATTATGCCagactgccctctgctggtcacaGTGCAGCATTTCAGTATTACAATATTATCTGGAAATTTATATAAGGTTGCTTCACAAATAATTTAAGAAATACAACGTATGGATgcacttttaaatgtttgtgttatgGGTCCTAAGGATGAAGAACACAGTAACAAAGTTTTCATCTGTATTAATCACGTAAGAGAGGAGCAATGAGGACACGGTACAACTATAGTTTTCTCCCagatttcctctttttcttgaAAAATTGGCACAGAACAGTcacctgttctgttctgttctgtactGTAAACTGAGGTTGGAGACATTGGGATTCCATGTAAAACAGAAGCAGACGTATCCtacaaataaaacttaaaaaaggggaaaataataaatccactgacatcatcatattTGTAATTTAAATAGTTACCTCGCATCGCAGtttcatctaaaaaaacaaaacaagcaaacaacaaaaaacaagtttacTCCACACTCCATGAATAACTTGTAAAACACGTTTATTTCTGATCAGATTAACAGCTGACTGGATAGATTGAGAAGCAGGATTAACATATCCTGTTTTTTAGCCTGGTCTGGACCAGATTTACCGCATAGAATAAATTGCTTGAAACCATTGCTTTCGTGCAACTGATTTGAAGCTAAGTTCAGCCAGGATAAGCAACATAGCCCGACTCAATCCCTTGTCCTAGTTTCGTGCCACAGGCGCTATAAATCACGGTATcaagtgtatttttaaacaataatatacaacatttttgaaagcttaaatcaatgttttgtttgaatcttaaaaagtgttgtttgaaaatattgacagaaatctaattccatacaatattaaatattaacttaatttttgtttttatcaaataCAAATATCGGTCGTCATGAAATCatcagaattaaaataacactGGACCACATGTAATCACATTAATAATTAATGCAGGTAAATAAAATGAAGGTAAATACATCTAAAACCTCCTAAAATGAACTAgttgatttgatattgaaaacaacacatacatgTCGCAGGCAGTTTGCgaaacactgaaattaaaactgacattttcaatttcaaaacatGATATGTTACTTGCTTATCACCTCGCGGACCACTAGGGGTCACTCGCggaccacactttgagaaaggCTGATCTAAAAGATCACGAATAACACGTAAAACACGTTTATGTCTGAACCCACTGACAGCTGACTGGACGGACTGAGCAGCAGGATAACATATCAATCACCATGGGAACTTATGCATCATTGCTTTTGTGCAACCAACTTTCAGCCAGGATAAGTAACATAGAAGTTTAAAATGAGTGTCTTACTGCGTCCAACCTCAGCAGCAATGGCACGCTGCGAGAGGCCTTGCTGATGCAGCTCAACAATCCGACCGTGTTCAAAGAGAGAAAgctttttttgcctttgccatcaggaggtcatgacagtgtggatacctgacagaaaatggcactaaatccacattttttgcaaagatttaggcttttaaaggctgtggtcTTAAAGTTTTtatcagctgatgaacagcctatttcagtttaatggttgtttgcaataaattgcttactaattttttttctcactcccatttcttctttttgcattttgaagcactacTTAGAACCTTCTTAAGATCCAACAGTGAGTGCAACATGTAAATTCTTGCAATTTTTCAACTGAAATGTTGATCAGGAGTTTATATTCAAATTCATGACTGAAATCAAACTTTGtccaaaatacaacacaatccTCACATTTCAGCCATTGTATCCTTGACAGCGGAGTATACTGCCATGTCCTCCCCTTCACCTTCACCTTCATCTgggtttatttttgtctctgcaTCTTCCTCCATGACAGCCTCTTTGCCCTCCAACGGCTCATGTTCCTTTCCACCGTCTTCTATGTGCGTTGtaacttttttaatttcagtatACTCAGTCTCTGTGGTCTCTTGGTTTTTTGCTGCATCCCTTGGAGATTTTCTCTCCAACAGTGAAAAATCAATGTTGGCATACTCCACATCTGTTGGTTCACCACTGGGTTGGAGGGCCCTCCTTTCCACACATTCATATTCAGCTTCCTCCTGGCTGTGCATCTGATGATGTTCTTGTGCCTGGCCATCATATGTCTGTAAGGTTAAGTACGGTTACAATTATAGGCAGATGAAGTCCAACAAATGAGCAgaataatgatgttttcttaAGTCAGAACCATTGTTCTAGGGTATTACTCAACTtctaaaatcaaacaaaagttagatgttttttattttatttaacataacCATTTAGATAATTATAAAGGTCATTATATGTGCTTTCATAGCACATAGCATTAAAATGGAAAGTGATCAATATAAGGTCAACATGGTTATGACAGTATTTTAACTCAAGTCTATATGTCTGGAAGTTCCAAGGTGCTGCAGACTTCTTTCATGATGTGAAATGAATTTAATTGAGTTTGATGAAGGCAGATCATTGAAGTTAAGTTTGTATAAGTTGACTGACATAAGCTGTTAAGACtttgtcatgtttaaaatggctgtaaattaaaatgttatatggctgtgcagttgccatcagtgtttcattttgacaAGCTTTGTTAGTCTGATGATATATGGTCAATGCGTTACTTAATACaatcattttctttcatatAGCCTACATTTGTGTTCCTTATTGAgtgattaaatgtgtttaaaaaataacagaCAGATACATAAAATTTCAAGTGCCATTATGGGATGGATAGACCGCCTCTGGCCATTGTTCACATATATAATTTGTGTCTGTCAGTCTTAATCTGGTGGGAAGACCCCAAGGGCAGAGCTGCAATTCTAAACATAAATACCAGTGGATCCTCTTGATTGGTAACCATCTCCAGAGTCTCATCAAGAATACAGttgctctgctgtttttttctacaagaaagaaagaaagaataaatcaaaatatacTTTCAATGTATTTAAATCAACATTGTCCATGAACAAAACTTGTAAATACACTTGTGAGATTGATATTTACCTGTGGCGTCTTTGTACCAAACAGCAAATGGTTACGTAGAGAATGATGCCAGTCAAAAAGGCAACGATGGTTTGCAGCCATGGAAACTTTTTAACAACTGTCATGAATTGACCTGTAGTCAAGAgaacaatgaaaatgaacaaagtgGAACATAAAGAGTTAGCTGTAGGAAGCTGGATTTGTACATGAAAAACATTATGTACATGAAATACCTCAGGCAATAAAGTATTGATTTACAGTGGCACTAAAAGCTACGGTCACGGAGCTCTGTAATAATGTAGCAAAAGGGTTGTACGTGAAAAAACATACCCTCTTTGTATGATGGGTTTATGCTGATGTTGAGGTTTTCTCTTGCTTCCCCATTTTCATTGCTACTGACACACTCAACAGAAATATTTTGGTGGCCTTTCACAGTCAGGATCAGGAAGCTGTTGACCGTGTAGTTTGACACAGTGACAGTGGTTGAATACTCTGTATAGTTTCTCAACAGCGGCCATTTGATAGCAGGTAAAGGTAAGCCcccactgatacacacacaggttagtaCATCCAACTCAGCCTTACATCCTGAGGCTTTGAAGATCTTTGAAAACCCTGTAAGCACATGAGCAcgaacaaaatcaacaaaatgatgatgaatatgTTAAATGTTAACACTTCATCTTCAGAAATACTTGTTCTGTTTACTTACAAGTCACAGTTAGATCAGCATTTATAGTCATGGTTGTGTCTAAGTATTTTGTTGAACAGACGTAACGACCAGAATGGTCTGCTGTCACATTTGGGATGATGAGCGTGGCTGATCCAGTGTCAGTATGCAGGTCAGTTCCAGGTAAGCCAAGCTTAGTCCATGAGATAAGAGATGGGGGGAAACTGTTAGTGCTGCACGTGAGATTCAGAACATCTCCCTTCTTCACAGTCGTATCTCCAGTGATCCAAGGTTCTCTCACATCTGTCAAACAAATCACTCGTAAAATTATTTGAATTAGAAATAAACGTACATCACATACATATGTCACAGATATGCAACCATTATACTGTGCATCcttgtgtatatactgtattttacaatGTGCTGCGCTCCACAGGCAATTTCCCCCATAGTGGGACTAGGGctaaaggcggggtcacaccctgggcaggtggccagtccatcacagggccacatggagacaaacatccattcatAGTGGGACTAATAAAGTATTATATCATCTTGACTGATacattgtgttttaaaacatttcactgGGGAGTGCTACAATCTTAAGAatttaacaaacacattattgtTCTAAATTTGCCAGACAATGACAATGACGCAAGCGTCACAAAGCTTTGTTTAGAAACACATTGCACTTTGATAATCTGATACGAATAATTCACTATATCTAAAAACATATAACCAGACAGAGTACTTACAGATTACTGTTACGTTGACATATTTCTTTGGGGTGTCAATCGGATGTATTACCCTGCATATGTACAGTCCAGAATCTTCTGCAGTTACGTTTGCGATGGAAAGAGTAGCAGTTCCACTCTCCTTCACCTGGAGGGTTTCAGCATCCTTTTGCTCATAATTTTCTGTTCCACTTTGAATGTCATAGCCAGAAAATTTAGTCCACAAGATGAGTGATGGAGGGAAACTTTCAACACTGCATCTAAGGTTCAGAGTCTGACCCTCCTTCACACTTGCATCCTCAGTGATTCGAACTTCCTTCACATCTGAggtacaaaaacacagttttacatCAGCATCACTGAACtcctcagctgtcaatcataacTTTCATGTAACTTCATGTATGTTGCTGCCATTATCGTCTACCTCCCTCCTTTCTATGTCACTTCATAATTGTTGCTGTGGACATGTTTCCCTGGGGCCCCAAAGCCTCTTTAAACTTCTCTGTGTTGCAACAGAGGAGGCATTTATtcatatagcccaacatcacaaacacaatttgcctggaagggctttacagtctgcaCAGTGACAGCCTCTGTCCTGCACAAAAGCCCTTGTACCAGAGAAACCTcgggaagagccacagaggaggaaacCCTCTTGCAGGACGCACAGAcgtgcagtaggtgtcacatgaCAAAGCAGACAATCTCCTGGGACCCTGAGCTGAGAACATTATTCCACAGCAGTCACAACTTTGTGAACAAACACTTGAATTGACTGATTGATTATCTACATACTGCTAGAACATGAACCAACTCCTCGCTTTATTTGTAATGTTAACAAACATTTGTGCCCAGCCATggcaaaaccagcaacaagtggGCCGAGGGACATTGTGAGttatgaaagtgtgatttctaacGTTTCCATCAATGTCAatggccatttgaatgtaggcactcctcaaactgcttAAGGGAGAATTTcagcctcaaagatttacagAAATACAGGAAAACAGATGACACAGCATGGCATGAGTGGACACTGATGTGAATGGCAGCTAGTATTATCCAATCTGTGAACTTCCTTTAGCCAAACCTCAACATTGTGCTGACCAAATAGTCTTGATGATAAACTCGTCTTTTCAAGTCTTGAAAATGGGAGTTCCGATTCTTCAGGGGGACATCATTAGCATTTGGCACTCGGCAACAATACATGAACCATAATGCTCATTtgcttcattaaaaacaaggtGACGAGCATAAAGTAGTGATGCCAAAGGTTTCATTTGTAACAGCAGAAAATCATAAAACTTCATAAAACTTCAGaagtggtttgaggacaaatgCTGTCACATACAAGTATGCATAATATCAATCTATCCTCAGGACAATTAAGAGTTAATCTGTTCATCCATTTGTTTCCACCGCCACCATATTAacaatgaacacatgattttttttggaaagtttAAATCTTGATCTTTGATTCACTGTTACTCTTGACTATGTTTCCTCCCTTAATACCtgtcattcaaacacaaacacacaatgacatGTGTGTACAGCTGGACtgattaaaaacatcaatatgttctcagaaatgaaaatgagtgtgtatttgaaCACAGACTTCCTTAAACCACTTCTGCGGGTGAAGAACCACATGTTCTACTTACAGGTCACCATCAAAGTCACAGTCTCCTCCG
The sequence above is a segment of the Solea solea chromosome 13, fSolSol10.1, whole genome shotgun sequence genome. Coding sequences within it:
- the LOC131471957 gene encoding sialic acid-binding Ig-like lectin 16 isoform X1, whose translation is MTKTSMWIEKLPGTAMTGSFMAETEKSLHMRITTERTIQRKFYCGGRRSTDMRMFVLMWATLFSVTIIHAGASEWGKKTCSAEFCITLARKEITAVAGLCVVIPCYFTTPKTFIPNNLVWYKCEPIKRRCSDVETIFQSNMVNTKIPSGFRRRVKLLKPGVRNNCTIIISNLKVSDSGSYQLRVNLLKGYTFAPRTMVSVKGLSQRPTVKISGLKVGQLTYMSCTAPSLCLESDPKIIWIWSGAGKNESHITGNSTDSKFEKQRHSSTLTFHPSAEHHRTNITCKINFTGDVTTEETVTLMVTYVKEVRITEDASVKEGQTLNLRCSVESFPPSLILWTKFSGYDIQSGTENYEQKDAETLQVKESGTATLSIANVTAEDSGLYICRVIHPIDTPKKYVNVTVIYVREPWITGDTTVKKGDVLNLTCSTNSFPPSLISWTKLGLPGTDLHTDTGSATLIIPNVTADHSGRYVCSTKYLDTTMTINADLTVTWFSKIFKASGCKAELDVLTCVCISGGLPLPAIKWPLLRNYTEYSTTVTVSNYTVNSFLILTVKGHQNISVECVSSNENGEARENLNISINPSYKEGQFMTVVKKFPWLQTIVAFLTGIILYVTICCLVQRRHRKKQQSNCILDETLEMVTNQEDPLTYDGQAQEHHQMHSQEEAEYECVERRALQPSGEPTDVEYANIDFSLLERKSPRDAAKNQETTETEYTEIKKVTTHIEDGGKEHEPLEGKEAVMEEDAETKINPDEGEGEGEDMAVYSAVKDTMAEM
- the LOC131471957 gene encoding sialic acid-binding Ig-like lectin 16 isoform X2, producing MTGSFMAETEKSLHMRITTERTIQRKFYCGGRRSTDMRMFVLMWATLFSVTIIHAGASEWGKKTCSAEFCITLARKEITAVAGLCVVIPCYFTTPKTFIPNNLVWYKCEPIKRRCSDVETIFQSNMVNTKIPSGFRRRVKLLKPGVRNNCTIIISNLKVSDSGSYQLRVNLLKGYTFAPRTMVSVKGLSQRPTVKISGLKVGQLTYMSCTAPSLCLESDPKIIWIWSGAGKNESHITGNSTDSKFEKQRHSSTLTFHPSAEHHRTNITCKINFTGDVTTEETVTLMVTYVKEVRITEDASVKEGQTLNLRCSVESFPPSLILWTKFSGYDIQSGTENYEQKDAETLQVKESGTATLSIANVTAEDSGLYICRVIHPIDTPKKYVNVTVIYVREPWITGDTTVKKGDVLNLTCSTNSFPPSLISWTKLGLPGTDLHTDTGSATLIIPNVTADHSGRYVCSTKYLDTTMTINADLTVTWFSKIFKASGCKAELDVLTCVCISGGLPLPAIKWPLLRNYTEYSTTVTVSNYTVNSFLILTVKGHQNISVECVSSNENGEARENLNISINPSYKEGQFMTVVKKFPWLQTIVAFLTGIILYVTICCLVQRRHRKKQQSNCILDETLEMVTNQEDPLTYDGQAQEHHQMHSQEEAEYECVERRALQPSGEPTDVEYANIDFSLLERKSPRDAAKNQETTETEYTEIKKVTTHIEDGGKEHEPLEGKEAVMEEDAETKINPDEGEGEGEDMAVYSAVKDTMAEM